A part of Tiliqua scincoides isolate rTilSci1 chromosome 13, rTilSci1.hap2, whole genome shotgun sequence genomic DNA contains:
- the NPRL3 gene encoding GATOR1 complex protein NPRL3 isoform X1: MGESSSPISVILVSSGSRGNKLLFRFPFQRGPGNPAAQTGKPRSRYAVNSIGDNVEDPDGDSREPCPLSDEQVVSGFSDVILATILATKSDMCGKKFELKIDNVRFVGHPTLLQHAFGQISKTDPSPKREMPTMILFNVVFALRATADPSVISCLHNLSRRIAIVLQHEERRCQYLTREAKLILAIQDEVSAMSEATEGPQSPFLHILPKCKLARDLKETYDSLCTTGVVRLHINNWLEVSFCLPHKIHSVASRFIPPEAIERSLKAIRPYHALLLLGDEKALLQELPLDCSPALVRVIRTSSAVKNLQQLAQDADLALLQVFQLAAHLIYWGKAIVVYPLCENNVYMLSPSATLCLYSPLAEEFSCQFPGHDLPSVLSKFSLPVSLSEFKDPLAPPVQETQLIQMVVWMLQHRLLIQLHTYACLMVPPKEEDFRARGEELPFAARVGGRSLSTPNALNFGSPTSSDDMTLTSPSMDNSSAELLPGGDSPVNKRMTENLLTSLSEHEREAILSVPAAQNPEDLRMFARLLHYFRGRHHLEEIMYNENVRRSHLLMLFDKFRSVLVVTSHQDPVISVFQSLQK; the protein is encoded by the exons ATGGGGGAGAGCTCGAGCCCCATCAGTGTCATCCTGGTGAGCTCCGGCAGCCGCGGCAACAAGCTGCTCTTCCGCTTCCCGTTCCAGCGGGGGCCCGGGAACCCGGCCGCGCAGACCG GGAAGCCAAGGAGTAGGTATGCTGTGAACAGTATTGGCGACAATGTGGAAGACCCAGATGGAGACTCCAG AGAGCCATGTCCTCTCAGTGATGAGCAGGTGGTGTCGGG GTTCTCCGACGTCATCCTGGCAACCATCCTGGCAACCAAGTCGGACATGTGTGGCAAGAAGTTTGAGCTGAAGATCGACAATGTCCGGTTTGTTGGCCATCCAACGCTGCTGCAGCATGCCTTTGGGCAG ATCTCCAAGACGGATCCCTCCCCGAAGCGCGAGATGCCCACCATGATTCTCTTCAACGTTGTGTTTGCCTTACGG GCAACTGCAGACCCTTCTGTGATCAGCTGCCTGCACAATCTCTCCCGCCGCATTGCCATCGTCCTCCAGCACGAGGAGCGCCGCTGTCAGTACCTCACCAGAGAGGCCAAACTGATCCTGGCCATCCAGGATGAAGTGTCAGCCATGTCAGAAG caacAGAAGGCCCCCAGTCACCTTTCCTCCACATTCTTCCCAAATGCAAGCTGGCCAGAGACCTCAAGGAAACTTACGACAG CCTCTGCACGACCGGTGTGGTTCGGTTGCACATCAACAATTGGCTGGAAGTTAGCTTCTGCCTGCCACACAAGATCCACTCCGTCGCCTCCCGTTTCATTCCCCCGGAAGCCATCGAGAGGAGCTTGAAGGCGATTCG GCCTTACCACGCGTTGCTGCTGCTCGGAGACGAGAAGGCCCTCCTCCAAGAGCTGCCCTTGGACTGCTCCCCTGCCCTGGTGCGCGTGATCAGAACCTCCTCGGCCGTGAAGAACCTCCAACAGCTGGCCCAGGATgctgaccttgctttgctccAG GTCTTCCAGCTGGCTGCACACCTGATCTACTGGGGCAAGGCCATTGTGGTCTACCCGCTGTGCGAGAACAACGTCTACATGCTGTCCCCCAGTGCCACCCTGTGTCT ATATTCCCCATTGGCGGAAGAGTTCTCCTGTCAGTTTCCTGGTCATGACCTGCCTTCTGTGTTATCCAAGTTCTCCTTGCCTGTCTCTCTGTCAGAGTTCAAGGACCCTCTtgctccaccagtgcaggag ACGCAGCTCATACAGATGGTGGTCTGGATGCTGCAGCACCGGCTCCTCATTCAGCTTCACACCTACGCCTGCCTGATGGTTCCACCCAAGGAGGAGGATTTTCGAGCCAGGGGGGAGGAGCTGCCCTTCGCGGCCCGAGTTGGAGGCCGGAGCCTCAGCACGCCCAACGCGCTCAACTTTGGCTCTCCAA CCAGCAGCGATGACATGACCCTCACCAGCCCCAGCATGGACAACTCCAGCGCAGAGCTGCTTCCCGGGGGAGACTCTCCCGTCAACAAGCGCATGACAGAGAATCTGCTGACCAGCCTCTCAGAGCACGAGCGGGAAGCAATCCTCAGTGTCCCAGCCGCCCAGAACCCAGAAGATCTGCGCATGTTTGCCAG GCTGCTGCACTACTTCCGGGGCCGCCACCACCTGGAGGAGATCATGTACAATGAGAATGTGCGCCGCTCCCACCTGCTGATGCTCTTTGACAAGTTCCGCAGTGTGCTGGTGGTGACCAGCCACCAGGACCCCGTCATCTCCGTCTTCCAGTCCCTCCAGAAGTGA
- the NPRL3 gene encoding GATOR1 complex protein NPRL3 isoform X2 produces the protein MGESSSPISVILVSSGSRGNKLLFRFPFQRGPGNPAAQTGKPRSRYAVNSIGDNVEDPDGDSRFSDVILATILATKSDMCGKKFELKIDNVRFVGHPTLLQHAFGQISKTDPSPKREMPTMILFNVVFALRATADPSVISCLHNLSRRIAIVLQHEERRCQYLTREAKLILAIQDEVSAMSEATEGPQSPFLHILPKCKLARDLKETYDSLCTTGVVRLHINNWLEVSFCLPHKIHSVASRFIPPEAIERSLKAIRPYHALLLLGDEKALLQELPLDCSPALVRVIRTSSAVKNLQQLAQDADLALLQVFQLAAHLIYWGKAIVVYPLCENNVYMLSPSATLCLYSPLAEEFSCQFPGHDLPSVLSKFSLPVSLSEFKDPLAPPVQETQLIQMVVWMLQHRLLIQLHTYACLMVPPKEEDFRARGEELPFAARVGGRSLSTPNALNFGSPTSSDDMTLTSPSMDNSSAELLPGGDSPVNKRMTENLLTSLSEHEREAILSVPAAQNPEDLRMFARLLHYFRGRHHLEEIMYNENVRRSHLLMLFDKFRSVLVVTSHQDPVISVFQSLQK, from the exons ATGGGGGAGAGCTCGAGCCCCATCAGTGTCATCCTGGTGAGCTCCGGCAGCCGCGGCAACAAGCTGCTCTTCCGCTTCCCGTTCCAGCGGGGGCCCGGGAACCCGGCCGCGCAGACCG GGAAGCCAAGGAGTAGGTATGCTGTGAACAGTATTGGCGACAATGTGGAAGACCCAGATGGAGACTCCAG GTTCTCCGACGTCATCCTGGCAACCATCCTGGCAACCAAGTCGGACATGTGTGGCAAGAAGTTTGAGCTGAAGATCGACAATGTCCGGTTTGTTGGCCATCCAACGCTGCTGCAGCATGCCTTTGGGCAG ATCTCCAAGACGGATCCCTCCCCGAAGCGCGAGATGCCCACCATGATTCTCTTCAACGTTGTGTTTGCCTTACGG GCAACTGCAGACCCTTCTGTGATCAGCTGCCTGCACAATCTCTCCCGCCGCATTGCCATCGTCCTCCAGCACGAGGAGCGCCGCTGTCAGTACCTCACCAGAGAGGCCAAACTGATCCTGGCCATCCAGGATGAAGTGTCAGCCATGTCAGAAG caacAGAAGGCCCCCAGTCACCTTTCCTCCACATTCTTCCCAAATGCAAGCTGGCCAGAGACCTCAAGGAAACTTACGACAG CCTCTGCACGACCGGTGTGGTTCGGTTGCACATCAACAATTGGCTGGAAGTTAGCTTCTGCCTGCCACACAAGATCCACTCCGTCGCCTCCCGTTTCATTCCCCCGGAAGCCATCGAGAGGAGCTTGAAGGCGATTCG GCCTTACCACGCGTTGCTGCTGCTCGGAGACGAGAAGGCCCTCCTCCAAGAGCTGCCCTTGGACTGCTCCCCTGCCCTGGTGCGCGTGATCAGAACCTCCTCGGCCGTGAAGAACCTCCAACAGCTGGCCCAGGATgctgaccttgctttgctccAG GTCTTCCAGCTGGCTGCACACCTGATCTACTGGGGCAAGGCCATTGTGGTCTACCCGCTGTGCGAGAACAACGTCTACATGCTGTCCCCCAGTGCCACCCTGTGTCT ATATTCCCCATTGGCGGAAGAGTTCTCCTGTCAGTTTCCTGGTCATGACCTGCCTTCTGTGTTATCCAAGTTCTCCTTGCCTGTCTCTCTGTCAGAGTTCAAGGACCCTCTtgctccaccagtgcaggag ACGCAGCTCATACAGATGGTGGTCTGGATGCTGCAGCACCGGCTCCTCATTCAGCTTCACACCTACGCCTGCCTGATGGTTCCACCCAAGGAGGAGGATTTTCGAGCCAGGGGGGAGGAGCTGCCCTTCGCGGCCCGAGTTGGAGGCCGGAGCCTCAGCACGCCCAACGCGCTCAACTTTGGCTCTCCAA CCAGCAGCGATGACATGACCCTCACCAGCCCCAGCATGGACAACTCCAGCGCAGAGCTGCTTCCCGGGGGAGACTCTCCCGTCAACAAGCGCATGACAGAGAATCTGCTGACCAGCCTCTCAGAGCACGAGCGGGAAGCAATCCTCAGTGTCCCAGCCGCCCAGAACCCAGAAGATCTGCGCATGTTTGCCAG GCTGCTGCACTACTTCCGGGGCCGCCACCACCTGGAGGAGATCATGTACAATGAGAATGTGCGCCGCTCCCACCTGCTGATGCTCTTTGACAAGTTCCGCAGTGTGCTGGTGGTGACCAGCCACCAGGACCCCGTCATCTCCGTCTTCCAGTCCCTCCAGAAGTGA
- the MPG gene encoding DNA-3-methyladenine glycosylase: protein MAGKRRGRPLVQAGPPEGCKPASLSPRLGAEFFQQPCVALAKALLGQVLVRRLPDGTELRGRIVETEAYLGGDDAASHSSGGRQTARNTAMFMAPGTLYVYQIYGIYFCMNISSQGEGAAVLLRSLEPLQGLDAMRQLRLAQRKGPAQPPKDWQLCNGPSKLCQALAVDKSFDQQDLASQLAMWLERGPELPAEEALVCTTRIGISGEWAQKPLRFYIRGNKCVSVANKRAELATSGLGDEHGS, encoded by the exons ATGGCGGGGAAGCGGCGGGGGCGCCCCCTGGTCCAGGCAGGTCCACCCGAGGGCTGCAAGCCCGCCAGCCTCTCGCCGCGCCTGGGAGCGGAGTTCTTCCAGCAGCCCTGCGTCGCCCTGGCCAAGGCCCTCCTGGGACAG GTCCTGGTCCGGCGGCTCCCGGACGGGACGGAGCTTCGGGGGCGCATCGTGGAAACGGAGGCCTACCTGGGAGGGGATGACGCCGCTTCCCACTCCAGCGGCGGACGGCAGACTGCGAGGAACACAGCTATGTTCATGGCGCCCGGCACTCTGTACGTGTACCAGATCTACGGCATCTATTTCTGCATGAACATCTCCAGCCAGG GGGAGGGCGCTGCCGTCCTGCTGCGCTCCCTGGAGCCTCTGCAAGGCCTGGATGCCATGAGGCAGCTGCGCCTCGCTCAGCGCAAAGGCCCGGCCCAACCCCCCAAGGACTGGCAGCTGTGCAACGGGCCCTCCAAGCTCTGCCAGGCCCTGGCCGTCGACAAGAGCTTTGACCAGCAGGACCTGGCTAGTCAGCTGGCCATGTGGCTGGAGCGTGGCCCAGAGCTGCCAGCCGAGGAGGCACTTGTCTGTACGACCCGCATCGGCATCAGTGGTGAGTGGGCCCAGAAGCCTTTGCGCTTCTACATCCGGGGCAACAAGTGCGTGAGTGTCGCCAACAAAAGAGCAGAGCTGGCTACCTCAGGCCTGGGAGATGAACACGGTAGCTGA
- the LOC136663558 gene encoding uncharacterized protein: MMAWREAWRQAGQGRSRSYISAARFPTAPESRDSQEAADRRLGAMEVATEVEESFMRLLKTFSALTAYCKSEIEREDQRMRAALTLGVYDLDDITAGLRDLQADDFGKERLGRAGESGRPQGGPVQPEVLRSQDRFPGLLLPDRDRWIPFALEGAAWKMALWGEGGWNGGPSSSQDPSGVGATMSARGAVMSGIYEGISLEKHPIPETPPNFMERK; the protein is encoded by the exons ATGATGGCCTGGAGAGAAGCCTG GCGGCaggcggggcagggcaggagcCGCTCCTATATAAGCGCAGCTCGTTTTCCGACGGCACCGGAGTCCCGGGACAGCCAAGAAGCCGCTGACCGTCGACTGGGAGCCATGGAAGTAGCCACGGAGGTAGAGGAGTCCTTCATGAG GCTCCTGAAGACCTTCTCCGCATTAACGGCTTACTGTAAGTCCGAGATCGAGCGCGAGGACCAGAGGATGAGGGCCGCGCTGACTCTTGGCGTGTACGACCTGGACGACATCACCGCGGGGCTCCGCGACTTGCAGGCGGACGACTTCGGG AAAGAGCGTCTCGGGCGTGCTGGGGAGTCCGGCCGCCCCCAGGGGGGCCCCGTCCAGCCGGAGGTGCTCCGCTCGCAGGACCGGTTCCCGGGCCTCCTGCTGCCTGACCGGGACCGCTGGATCCCCTTCGCCCTGGAAGGTGCTGCCTGGAAAATGGCTCTGTGGGGCGAGGGGGGCTGGAATGGGGGGCCTTCCTCCAGCCAGGATCCTAGTGGTGTGGGGGCGACTATGTCTGCAAGGGGGGCAGTGATGTCAGGGATCTATGAagggataagtctggagaaacaccCAATACCTGAAACTCCCCCTAATTTCATGGAAAGAAAATAA
- the NPRL3 gene encoding GATOR1 complex protein NPRL3 isoform X3, translating to MCGKKFELKIDNVRFVGHPTLLQHAFGQISKTDPSPKREMPTMILFNVVFALRATADPSVISCLHNLSRRIAIVLQHEERRCQYLTREAKLILAIQDEVSAMSEATEGPQSPFLHILPKCKLARDLKETYDSLCTTGVVRLHINNWLEVSFCLPHKIHSVASRFIPPEAIERSLKAIRPYHALLLLGDEKALLQELPLDCSPALVRVIRTSSAVKNLQQLAQDADLALLQVFQLAAHLIYWGKAIVVYPLCENNVYMLSPSATLCLYSPLAEEFSCQFPGHDLPSVLSKFSLPVSLSEFKDPLAPPVQETQLIQMVVWMLQHRLLIQLHTYACLMVPPKEEDFRARGEELPFAARVGGRSLSTPNALNFGSPTSSDDMTLTSPSMDNSSAELLPGGDSPVNKRMTENLLTSLSEHEREAILSVPAAQNPEDLRMFARLLHYFRGRHHLEEIMYNENVRRSHLLMLFDKFRSVLVVTSHQDPVISVFQSLQK from the exons ATGTGTGGCAAGAAGTTTGAGCTGAAGATCGACAATGTCCGGTTTGTTGGCCATCCAACGCTGCTGCAGCATGCCTTTGGGCAG ATCTCCAAGACGGATCCCTCCCCGAAGCGCGAGATGCCCACCATGATTCTCTTCAACGTTGTGTTTGCCTTACGG GCAACTGCAGACCCTTCTGTGATCAGCTGCCTGCACAATCTCTCCCGCCGCATTGCCATCGTCCTCCAGCACGAGGAGCGCCGCTGTCAGTACCTCACCAGAGAGGCCAAACTGATCCTGGCCATCCAGGATGAAGTGTCAGCCATGTCAGAAG caacAGAAGGCCCCCAGTCACCTTTCCTCCACATTCTTCCCAAATGCAAGCTGGCCAGAGACCTCAAGGAAACTTACGACAG CCTCTGCACGACCGGTGTGGTTCGGTTGCACATCAACAATTGGCTGGAAGTTAGCTTCTGCCTGCCACACAAGATCCACTCCGTCGCCTCCCGTTTCATTCCCCCGGAAGCCATCGAGAGGAGCTTGAAGGCGATTCG GCCTTACCACGCGTTGCTGCTGCTCGGAGACGAGAAGGCCCTCCTCCAAGAGCTGCCCTTGGACTGCTCCCCTGCCCTGGTGCGCGTGATCAGAACCTCCTCGGCCGTGAAGAACCTCCAACAGCTGGCCCAGGATgctgaccttgctttgctccAG GTCTTCCAGCTGGCTGCACACCTGATCTACTGGGGCAAGGCCATTGTGGTCTACCCGCTGTGCGAGAACAACGTCTACATGCTGTCCCCCAGTGCCACCCTGTGTCT ATATTCCCCATTGGCGGAAGAGTTCTCCTGTCAGTTTCCTGGTCATGACCTGCCTTCTGTGTTATCCAAGTTCTCCTTGCCTGTCTCTCTGTCAGAGTTCAAGGACCCTCTtgctccaccagtgcaggag ACGCAGCTCATACAGATGGTGGTCTGGATGCTGCAGCACCGGCTCCTCATTCAGCTTCACACCTACGCCTGCCTGATGGTTCCACCCAAGGAGGAGGATTTTCGAGCCAGGGGGGAGGAGCTGCCCTTCGCGGCCCGAGTTGGAGGCCGGAGCCTCAGCACGCCCAACGCGCTCAACTTTGGCTCTCCAA CCAGCAGCGATGACATGACCCTCACCAGCCCCAGCATGGACAACTCCAGCGCAGAGCTGCTTCCCGGGGGAGACTCTCCCGTCAACAAGCGCATGACAGAGAATCTGCTGACCAGCCTCTCAGAGCACGAGCGGGAAGCAATCCTCAGTGTCCCAGCCGCCCAGAACCCAGAAGATCTGCGCATGTTTGCCAG GCTGCTGCACTACTTCCGGGGCCGCCACCACCTGGAGGAGATCATGTACAATGAGAATGTGCGCCGCTCCCACCTGCTGATGCTCTTTGACAAGTTCCGCAGTGTGCTGGTGGTGACCAGCCACCAGGACCCCGTCATCTCCGTCTTCCAGTCCCTCCAGAAGTGA